A part of Flavobacteriaceae bacterium GSB9 genomic DNA contains:
- the rfbC gene encoding dTDP-4-dehydrorhamnose 3,5-epimerase, giving the protein MTVEETYLKGCYVITPKIFEDERGYFFEAFNEKIFKEKTGIIPNFVQDNQSKSNKGVLRGLHFQTGKYAQAKLVRVVKGSVLDVCVDVRENSSTYGKHFSLILDDKKHQQLYVPRGFAHGFVVLEDDTVFSYKCDNFYNKSSESGIIYNDKTLNIDWGVPEENLIVSEKDKCLPTFKS; this is encoded by the coding sequence ATGACGGTAGAAGAAACATATCTAAAAGGGTGCTACGTTATAACCCCAAAAATTTTTGAAGACGAAAGGGGTTATTTTTTTGAAGCTTTTAATGAGAAAATTTTTAAAGAAAAAACAGGCATAATACCAAATTTTGTTCAAGATAACCAATCAAAATCCAATAAGGGGGTTTTAAGAGGGCTTCATTTTCAAACAGGTAAATATGCACAAGCCAAGTTGGTTCGTGTTGTAAAGGGAAGCGTTTTAGACGTCTGCGTTGATGTTAGGGAAAACTCTTCAACTTACGGCAAGCACTTTTCGTTAATTTTAGACGACAAAAAACACCAACAGCTGTACGTTCCCAGAGGGTTTGCCCATGGTTTTGTGGTTTTGGAAGATGACACAGTTTTTTCATACAAATGTGATAATTTTTACAATAAATCATCAGAATCTGGGATAATCTATAACGATAAAACTTTAAATATTGATTGGGGAGTGCCTGAAGAAAACTTAATTGTTTCTGAGAAGGACAAGTGCCTGCCAACATTTAAATCATAA
- the rfbA gene encoding glucose-1-phosphate thymidylyltransferase RfbA, with protein MKGIILAGGSGTRLYPLTKVVSKQLMPVYDKPMIYYPVSTLLSAGIREILIITTPQDLQNFKELLGDGANYGCRFEYAVQEAPNGLAEAFIIGEEFIGNDSVALILGDNIFYGSGLEKTLQNNIDPKGGVIFAYHVQDPQRYGVVEFNDNNKAISIEEKPENPKSSFAVPGIYFYDNSVVQIAKNIKPSKRGELEITDVNKTYLNQGNLNVQILDKGTAWLDTGTFTSLMQASQFVEVIEERQGQKIGCIEEVAYNMGYINKIQLNELAKPLLKSGYGKYLQHLLE; from the coding sequence ATGAAAGGCATTATTTTGGCAGGCGGATCAGGAACGCGCTTATATCCTCTTACCAAAGTGGTAAGTAAGCAGCTTATGCCGGTTTACGACAAGCCTATGATTTATTATCCGGTTTCTACGTTACTTTCTGCAGGGATTCGAGAAATTTTAATCATAACAACCCCCCAAGATTTACAAAATTTTAAAGAATTATTGGGTGATGGAGCTAATTATGGTTGCCGTTTTGAGTATGCCGTTCAGGAAGCACCAAACGGCTTGGCAGAAGCTTTTATTATTGGAGAAGAGTTTATTGGAAACGATAGTGTAGCGCTAATTTTAGGTGATAATATTTTTTATGGTTCGGGTCTAGAAAAAACCTTGCAAAACAATATAGACCCTAAAGGCGGTGTTATTTTTGCCTATCATGTTCAAGATCCACAGCGTTATGGTGTTGTTGAATTCAACGACAATAACAAAGCCATTTCCATAGAAGAGAAACCCGAAAACCCCAAGTCTAGTTTTGCTGTGCCAGGCATCTATTTTTACGATAATTCTGTAGTTCAAATAGCCAAAAATATTAAACCGAGTAAAAGAGGAGAATTAGAGATAACTGATGTTAATAAAACATATCTCAATCAAGGAAATTTGAATGTTCAAATATTAGATAAAGGAACAGCTTGGTTAGATACAGGCACGTTTACTTCACTAATGCAGGCGTCTCAATTTGTAGAGGTTATAGAAGAACGCCAAGGCCAAAAAATAGGTTGTATAGAAGAGGTGGCCTATAATATGGGGTATATAAATAAAATACAGCTTAACGAGTTAGCCAAGCCTTTATTAAAAAGCGGTTATGGGAAGTACCTTCAACACTTGTTAGAATAA
- the rfbB gene encoding dTDP-glucose 4,6-dehydratase: MMTFLITGGAGFIGSNFITYFFENNPKVKVVNLDSLTYAGDVSNLKEVEDHLNYTFIEGDICDRALIERLFEEHDFSGVIHFAAESHVDNSINAPSAFINTNVLGTFNLIDVAKNHWMEAPHSSKAIHKNSRFLHISTDEVYGTLGNEGLFTEQTPYAPNSPYSASKASSDFIVRSYYHTYGMNVVTTNCSNNYGPKQHDEKLIPTIIRKAIHNEHIPIYGDGKNVRDWLYVEDHCCGIELAFYKGKPGETYNIGGRNERDNLYIANTVCEVLDEVKPKEKSYKEQITFVKDRPGHDFRYAIDASKIENELGWQAKENFETGIKKTIKWYLEKYK, from the coding sequence ATAATGACTTTTCTAATCACAGGTGGTGCGGGTTTTATTGGCTCAAATTTTATCACTTATTTTTTTGAAAATAATCCAAAAGTTAAGGTGGTTAATTTGGATAGCCTTACCTACGCAGGGGATGTTTCCAATTTAAAAGAAGTTGAAGACCATCTTAATTATACCTTTATAGAAGGCGACATTTGTGATAGGGCTTTAATAGAAAGACTCTTTGAAGAACATGATTTTAGTGGGGTTATCCACTTTGCAGCAGAATCACATGTAGATAATTCGATAAACGCGCCAAGCGCTTTTATAAACACCAATGTGCTTGGGACTTTCAATTTGATTGATGTGGCCAAAAACCATTGGATGGAGGCGCCCCATAGCTCAAAAGCCATTCATAAAAACTCACGTTTTCTCCATATTTCAACCGATGAAGTTTATGGAACATTAGGCAACGAAGGGCTTTTTACCGAGCAAACCCCATATGCGCCCAATAGTCCCTATAGTGCTTCAAAAGCATCTTCCGATTTTATAGTTAGAAGTTATTACCATACCTATGGCATGAATGTGGTTACGACCAACTGTTCAAATAACTACGGTCCAAAACAACATGACGAGAAGCTTATTCCAACCATTATCAGGAAAGCGATACATAATGAGCACATACCAATTTACGGAGATGGTAAAAATGTGAGAGATTGGCTTTATGTAGAAGATCATTGTTGCGGAATTGAATTGGCTTTTTACAAAGGAAAACCTGGCGAAACCTATAACATTGGAGGCCGAAATGAACGAGACAATCTGTACATTGCCAACACTGTTTGTGAGGTTTTAGACGAAGTTAAGCCAAAAGAAAAATCGTATAAAGAGCAAATTACATTTGTAAAAGATAGACCAGGACATGATTTTAGGTACGCTATTGATGCTTCTAAAATTGAAAATGAGTTAGGTTGGCAAGCAAAAGAAAACTTTGAAACAGGCATTAAGAAAACCATTAAATGGTATCTAGAAAAATATAAATAG
- the rfbD gene encoding dTDP-4-dehydrorhamnose reductase, with translation MSVKVLVTGANGQLGKTIEELYAQNKLNIDFAFATKADLDITDKLKVEDFFLKHDFDYCINCAAYTNVEQAEKTPDEANKINAEGVKNLANVCIKRKVVLIHISTDYVFDGEKTTPYTIDDATNPINAYGKSKLLGEQYIQNALSDYFIVRTSWLYSKKYGKNFYRTIVALAEEKDELSITTDQTGCPTDTVNLANFIVGLIAKREKKYGIKHFSDDKVMTWYDFARKVLSENNLINSTNLVKTSNYVTFAKRPKYSVLKVSKQ, from the coding sequence ATGAGTGTAAAGGTTTTAGTTACTGGAGCTAATGGTCAATTAGGCAAAACCATAGAAGAATTATATGCTCAAAACAAGCTAAACATTGATTTTGCTTTTGCAACAAAGGCAGATTTAGATATTACCGATAAGTTAAAAGTTGAAGATTTTTTTTTAAAGCATGATTTTGACTATTGCATAAACTGTGCAGCATATACCAACGTAGAACAAGCAGAAAAAACACCAGATGAAGCCAATAAAATCAATGCCGAGGGCGTTAAGAACTTGGCTAATGTATGTATAAAAAGAAAAGTAGTTTTAATCCATATTTCAACAGATTATGTTTTTGATGGAGAAAAAACAACCCCTTATACCATAGATGATGCAACTAACCCTATAAACGCATATGGTAAATCAAAATTACTAGGAGAACAATATATTCAAAATGCTTTATCAGATTACTTTATAGTAAGAACATCGTGGTTATACAGTAAAAAATACGGAAAGAATTTTTATAGAACTATTGTGGCCTTAGCAGAAGAAAAGGATGAATTGTCGATAACCACAGACCAAACAGGATGTCCAACCGATACGGTTAATTTGGCCAACTTTATCGTTGGTTTAATAGCCAAAAGAGAAAAGAAATATGGGATAAAACACTTTTCGGATGATAAGGTAATGACTTGGTATGATTTTGCTCGAAAAGTTCTGTCAGAAAACAATTTAATTAACAGCACCAATCTTGTCAAAACATCCAATTATGTTACTTTTGCAAAGCGGCCTAAGTATTCGGTTTTAAAAGTAAGTAAACAATAG